A genome region from Physeter macrocephalus isolate SW-GA chromosome 4, ASM283717v5, whole genome shotgun sequence includes the following:
- the LOC102997054 gene encoding LOW QUALITY PROTEIN: 60S ribosomal protein L10a-like (The sequence of the model RefSeq protein was modified relative to this genomic sequence to represent the inferred CDS: inserted 1 base in 1 codon; deleted 1 base in 1 codon) produces the protein MNCKVSRDTLYEAVREVLHSNQCKRQKFLETVELQISLKNYDPQKDKHFSGTVRLKSTPLPKFSIWVLGDQQHCDEAKAVDIHHVDIEALKKLNKNKKLVKKLAKKYDAFLASESLIKQIPXNLGPDLNKAGKFPSLLTHNENMVAKVDEVKSTVKFQMKKVLCLAVAVGHMKMTDDELVVYNIHLAVNFLVSSLKKNWQSGGTLYIKSTMGKPQRLY, from the exons ATGAACTGCAAAGTCTCCCGAGACACCCTCTAC GAGGCGGTGCGGGAAGTCCTGCACAGTAACCAGTGCAAGCGCCAGAAGTTTTTGGAGACGGTGGAGCTTCAGATCAGCCTGAAGAACTATGACCCTCAGAAGGACAAACACTTCTCGGGCACTGTCAGGCTTAAgtccactcccctccccaagtTCTCCATATGGGTTCTGGGGGACCAGCAGCATTGTGATGAGGCCAAGGCTGTGGATATCCACCACGTGGACATAGAGGCTCTGAAGAAACTCAACAAGAATAAGAAACTGGTCAAGAAGCTGGCCAAGAAGTATGATGCCTTTTTGGCTTCAGAGTCTCTGATTAAGCAGATCC TGAATCTGGGCCCAGATCTGAATAAGGCTGGCAAGTTCCCTTCCCTGCTGACCCACAATGAGAACATGGTGGCCAAAGTTGATGAAGTGAAGTCCACGGTCAAGTTCCAGATGAAGAAGGTGCTGTGTCTGGCAGTGGCTGTTGGCCACATGAAGATGACAGATGATGAGCTTGTTGTGTATAACATCCACTTAGCTGTCAACTTCCTGGTGTCGTCGCTCAAGAAAAATTGGCAGAGTGGTGGGACTTTGTACATTAAGAGCACCATGGGCAAGCCCCAGCGCCTGTACTAA